One Ignavibacteriota bacterium DNA segment encodes these proteins:
- a CDS encoding YdcF family protein, which yields MSATRILAPLFVRRSVPLPTWRGWLLIATLVVAGMCVVPHALYTFLATTNATGGGILVIEGWLEDRAVADGVSLYRSGRYDRIVTTGVPIDYGSFLSAYGSTADAARATCMHMGIDSGSVHAAAAHGHILRDRTLASAYALRAWLQRNAPGTRQVDILSQGVHARRTHMIFARVLGDSIRVGIIAAPDARYGADDWWKSSAGGKDVGGELVGYVYAAIGRDQPPPQE from the coding sequence ATGTCCGCCACACGCATCCTTGCCCCGCTCTTCGTCCGCCGGTCCGTTCCCCTGCCGACCTGGCGTGGATGGCTCCTGATCGCCACGCTCGTCGTGGCGGGCATGTGCGTTGTCCCACACGCCCTGTATACCTTCCTCGCGACGACCAACGCCACGGGCGGCGGTATCCTGGTCATCGAGGGGTGGTTGGAGGACCGTGCCGTTGCCGACGGGGTATCGCTGTACAGGTCGGGGCGCTATGACCGCATCGTCACGACCGGCGTGCCGATCGACTACGGTTCCTTCCTGTCGGCCTATGGCAGCACGGCTGACGCCGCACGCGCGACATGCATGCACATGGGCATCGACAGCGGCAGCGTCCATGCGGCCGCCGCGCATGGCCATATTCTGCGCGACCGCACGCTTGCATCCGCCTACGCGCTGCGCGCGTGGCTGCAGCGCAATGCTCCCGGAACGCGCCAGGTCGACATCCTTTCGCAGGGTGTCCACGCACGGCGGACACACATGATCTTCGCGCGGGTCCTTGGTGATTCGATACGGGTCGGCATCATTGCTGCGCCGGACGCACGGTACGGTGCGGATGATTGGTGGAAGTCGAGTGCGGGGGGGAAGGATGTCGGGGGCGAACTGGTCGGGTATGTCTACGCCGCCATCGGAAGGGATCAGCCGCCGCCACAAGAATAG